One Globicephala melas chromosome 4, mGloMel1.2, whole genome shotgun sequence genomic window carries:
- the LOC115855689 gene encoding LOW QUALITY PROTEIN: small nuclear ribonucleoprotein Sm D1-like (The sequence of the model RefSeq protein was modified relative to this genomic sequence to represent the inferred CDS: substituted 2 bases at 2 genomic stop codons): protein MKLVRILMKLSHVTVTTELKNGTQVHGTITDRLPLDTLVMDVEPKVKSKKREAVTGRGQGXGRGRGXGRGRGSPRR, encoded by the exons ATGAAGCTCGTGAGAATTTTGATGAAATTGAGTCACGTAACTGTAACCACTGAATTAAAGAATGGAACACAGGTCCATGGAACAATCACAG ACAGGTTACCTCTAGATACACTTGTCATGGATGTTGAACCAAAGGTGAAATCTAAGAAAAGGGAAGCTGTTACAGGAAGAGGCCAAGGATGAGGAAGAGGACGTGgctgaggcagaggaagagggagtCCTAGGCGATAA